The Labeo rohita strain BAU-BD-2019 unplaced genomic scaffold, IGBB_LRoh.1.0 scaffold_434, whole genome shotgun sequence genome has a segment encoding these proteins:
- the LOC127160701 gene encoding deleted in malignant brain tumors 1 protein isoform X1 gives MFNSLWLILMLDFGNGPQVEAFLRLVNGFGLCSGRVEVLYNGIWGTVCDDDWDLTDAAVVCREIGCGNVTAAKSNAYFGAGSGKIWMDDVNCTGIESSLKNCRMSGWGVHNCVHSEDAGVICEGFVRLVNGANSCSGRVEALYDGQWGTVCDNGWDLTDAEVVCKELDCGSVIEAQSAAYFGPGVGPVWIDGAQCTGSEASLVNCTSTKWGIQSCEHLKDAGVTCNTVKLVGGSSECDGRVQVRYEEKWGAVCNTGWDLADATVLCQELDCGDAGELMAYLGPSGQIWMDKLACTGNELTVQTCPFTGRGVKSCLNGLHAGVFCHYTVRRVVVRIMVKTKIGVNVNDPDIKNNLLEKIRNVVEGNEAYSVNWRIQPDEQVFHQQRTTTDRAKE, from the exons ATGTTTAATTCTTTGTGGCTCATACTAATGCTGG ATTTTGGAAATGGACCTCAAGTCGAGGCTTTTCTGAGGCTGGTGAATGGTTTCGGTTTATGTTCTGGACGAGTGGAGGTTCTTTATAATGGAATatggggaacagtgtgtgatgatGACTGGGATCTAACAGATGCggcagtggtgtgtagagagATTGGCTGTGGGAATGTCACAGCGGCAAAGAGTAATGCATATTTTGGAGCAGGATCAGGAAAAATATGGATGGATGATGTAAATTGCACTGGCATTGAGTCTTCACTGAAAAACTGTAGGATGTCTGGATGGGGAGTACATAACTGTGTGCATTCTGAAGACGCTGGAGTCATCTGTGAAG gcTTCGTTAGGTTGGTGAATGGCGCTAACTCTTGTTCTGGACGAGTGGAGGCTCTTTATGATggtcagtggggaacagtgtgtgataATGGCTGGGATCTAACAGATGCTGAAGTGGTGTGTAAAGAACTGGATTGTGGCAGTGTGATTGAGGCACAGAGTGCTGCTTATTTCGGACCAGGAGTAGGACCAGTATGGATAGATGGTGCACAGTGTACTGGGAGTGAGGCTTCACTGGTGAACTGCACATCAACAAAATGGGGAATACAGAGCTGTGAACATTTAAAAGACGCTGGAGTCACCTGTAACA CTGTGAAGCTGGTCGGTGGTTCCAGTGAGTGTGACGGCAGAGTTCAGGTTCGATATGAAGAGAAATGGGGTGCAGTGTGCAACACTGGTTGGGATCTAGCAGATGCTACAGTCTTGTGTCAAGAGCTGGATTGTGGAGACGCTGGAGAGCTGATGGCATACTTGGGACCTTCAGGGCAAATATGGATGGATAAACTGGCCTGTACAGGAAATGAATTGACCGTACAGACGTGTCCTTTTACCGGACGGGGTGTGAAAAGTTGTTTGAATGGGCTTCATGCGGGAGTTTTTTGCCACT ATACTGTGAGACGAGTTGTGGTGAGAATTATGGTGAAGACCAAGATTGGAGTCAATGTCAATGACCCAGATATCAAGAATAACCTTCTAGAGAAG ATAAGGAATGTGGTGGAAGGTAATGAAGCATATAGTGTGAACTGGAGAATACAGCCTGATGAGCAGGTATTTCACCAGCAGAGAACAACCACAG ACAGGGCTAAGGAATGA